One part of the Lotus japonicus ecotype B-129 chromosome 2, LjGifu_v1.2 genome encodes these proteins:
- the LOC130736465 gene encoding uncharacterized protein LOC130736465 — protein sequence MSEASGKHDSVKAKVERTPLGVKCMGLKSGSSGSKKKFEKKTTKIPSRKVYQPQARDKTTSNAPIIEDVTDEEELSAESSPIGSNQDVVPDVRASVPADGSTQEISGKESTAHEDSGVPTHSDGSSSPSKEDEPVYVTIDDSQSNESSQAPAFIQNISDDDSDDVPLTSSMPDSVVARIKRKIRVPDVEESPAPKKKTKSTPTTSKSKQKYVRGKGKQQKVKSKSVTKKKVPLAAEESGSDVEGDVEDILPSEKKKYVGKRIPQNVPAVPIDNVSFHAEGHVQKWKYVCQRRVAKERDVGSDVLECKEVVALIENAGLMKTILKVGRCYEKLVREFLVNLSVEVGLPESVEFRKVFVRAKCVEFSPVVINKALGRSAVEFVDEELSLDVIAKEITAGQVKKWPIKKLLSTGKLSVKLIYKIGTSTAFDFGSFVFEQTLKHADTCAVKLPISFPSLLTEIILQQHPQIIRADEVPLPKGVPITLDQGLFMEPRVIDIVVSFSRTSAPVPVSESSTKVIIAELMAVSKALQETIRISTARKLKVDALLLKLQEEEDQEGEPSGAAAAPQDASTEEEGESEENIEDTEGDSSSDD from the exons ATGTCTGAAGCATCAGGGAAGCACGACTCTGTCAAGGCCAAGGTTGAAAGAACTCCACTTGGTGTGAAATGCATGGGCCTCAAGAGTGGTTCATCAGGTTCTAAGAAGAAGTTTGAGAAGAAGACAACCAAGATTCCATCAAGAAAGGTGTATCAGCCTCAAGCTCGTGACAAGACTACCTCAAATGCTCCTATTATTGAAGATGTCACAGATGAAGAAGAACTTTCTGCTGAAAGCTCTCCCATTGGTTCAAATCAAGATGTTGTGCCCGATGTTAGGGCTTCTGTACCTGCAGATGGTTCAACTCAAGAAATTTCCGGAAAGGAATCCActgctcatgaagattcaggtgtACCCACTCATTCTGatggttcttcttctccttcgaaAGAGGATGAACCAGTATATGTGACCATTGATGATTCTCAGTCCAACGAATCAAGCCAGGCTCCTGCCTTTattcagaacatctctgatgatgactCTGATGATGTTCCGTTAACTTCTTCTATGCCTGATAGTGTTGTTGCAAGAATCAAGAGAAAAATAAGGGTTCCTGATGTTGAAGAATCTCCtgctccaaagaagaagaccaagtccACTCCAACAACTTCCAAGTCCAAGCAAAAATATGTGAGGGGAAAAGGTAAGCAACAGAAAGTTAAATCCAAGAGTGTCACGAAGAAGAAGGTTCCACTTGCTGCTGAGGAATCTGGGTCAGATGTTGAGGGGGATGTCGAGGACATCTTGccttctgagaagaagaagtatGTAGGAAAACGCATTCCTCAGAATGTccctgctgttcctattgacAATGTGTCCTTTCATGCTGAAGGtcatgttcagaagtggaagtatGTGTGCCAACGCAGAGTTGCCAAGGAAAGGGATGTTGGCTCTGATGTACTTGAGTGCAAGGAAGTGGTTGCACTTATTGAAAATGCTGGACTGATGAAGACCATTCTCAAGGTGGGAAGGTGTTATGAAAAACTGGTGAGAGAATTTCTGGTGAATTTGTCTGTGGAAGTGGGACTTCCTGAAAGTGTTGAGTTTAGAAAGGTGTTTGTCAGGGCAAAATGTGTTGAATTCTCCCCTGTTGTGATCAACAAAGCACTTGGCAGAAGTGCTGTTGAGTTTGTTGATGAGGAGTTGTCCTTGGATGTGATTGCCAAAGAGATTACTGCTGGCCAAGTCAAGAAGTGGCCCATCAAGAAGTTGCTGTCTACAGGAAaactgagtgtgaa ATTGATCTACAAGATTGGCACTTCTActgcttttgattttgggtcTTTTGTGTTTGAACAGACCTTGAAGCATGCTGACACTTGTGCTGTGAAACTGCCCATATCATTTCCATCTCTTCTAACAGAGATTATTCTTCAACAGCATCCTCAGATCATCAGGGCTGATGAGGTTCCTTTGCCAAAGGGTGTTCCTATTACCCTGGATCAAGGATTGTTTATGGAGCCACGTGTCATAGACATTGTTGTGTCATTTAGCAGGACTTCTGCCCCTGTTCCTGTGAGTGAATCTAGCACTAAGGTTATTATTGCTGAATTAATGGCTGTTTCTAAGGCCCTTCAAGAGACTATTAGGATCAGCACTGCAAGGAAGCTAAAGGTTGATGCTTTGCTTCTCAAGcttcaagaggaagaagatcaAGAGGGTGAGCCAAGTGGTGCTGCTGCTGCTCCTCAGGATGCCAGCACTGAAGAAGAGGGAGAATCTGAGGAGAATATAGAAGACACTGAAGGCGACTCCAGTTCTGATGATTAG